One window of Agromyces rhizosphaerae genomic DNA carries:
- a CDS encoding NADH:flavin oxidoreductase/NADH oxidase: MPASLFDPITLRGVTARNRIWVPPMCQYHADARDGMPTEWHHVHLGALARGGAGAVIVEATAVVPEGRISPEDLGIWNDDQRDALRQIVDFMHGQGALAGIQLAHAGRKASTYRPWAAERGSVPVDEGGWETVAPSAVAFDGYAVPTALTLDGIAEVVAAFAASARRAVDAGFDLLEIHAAHGYLLHEFLSPLSNRRTDAYGGALEGRARIVLEVVDAVRAEVGESVPLLVRFSATDWAEGGWSPEEMEQVARWVADRGIDLVDVSSGGNVHARIPLGPGYQVPFASGLRAATGVPTAAVGLIDDAHQAAEVVASGAADVVLVGREVLRDPNFPLRAARELGVDLDYTPPAYERAYR, encoded by the coding sequence CTGCCTGCCTCGCTCTTCGACCCGATCACCCTCCGCGGCGTCACGGCCCGCAACCGCATCTGGGTGCCGCCCATGTGCCAGTACCACGCGGATGCCCGTGACGGCATGCCGACCGAGTGGCACCACGTGCACCTCGGCGCACTCGCCCGCGGCGGGGCCGGTGCGGTCATCGTCGAGGCGACCGCGGTCGTGCCCGAGGGGCGCATCAGCCCCGAGGACCTCGGGATCTGGAACGACGACCAGCGCGACGCGCTGCGGCAGATCGTCGACTTCATGCACGGCCAGGGCGCGCTCGCGGGCATCCAGCTCGCGCACGCCGGGCGCAAGGCGTCGACCTATCGGCCGTGGGCGGCCGAGCGCGGATCGGTGCCTGTTGACGAGGGCGGCTGGGAGACCGTCGCACCGAGTGCGGTGGCCTTCGACGGGTACGCGGTGCCCACGGCGCTCACCCTCGACGGCATCGCCGAGGTGGTCGCGGCCTTCGCGGCATCCGCCCGCCGTGCCGTGGACGCCGGGTTCGACCTGCTCGAGATCCACGCCGCGCACGGGTACCTGCTGCACGAGTTCCTGTCGCCGCTCAGCAACCGGCGCACCGACGCCTACGGCGGCGCGCTCGAGGGGCGGGCGCGCATCGTGCTCGAGGTCGTCGACGCGGTGCGGGCCGAGGTCGGCGAGTCGGTGCCGCTGCTCGTGCGCTTCTCGGCGACCGACTGGGCCGAGGGCGGATGGAGCCCTGAGGAGATGGAGCAGGTCGCGCGCTGGGTCGCCGACCGCGGCATCGATCTCGTCGACGTGTCGTCGGGCGGCAACGTGCACGCGCGCATCCCGCTCGGACCGGGCTACCAGGTGCCGTTCGCGTCGGGGCTCCGTGCCGCGACGGGCGTGCCGACCGCGGCCGTCGGCCTGATCGACGACGCCCACCAGGCCGCCGAGGTCGTCGCGTCGGGCGCCGCCGACGTGGTGCTCGTCGGGCGCGAGGTGCTGCGCGACCCGAACTTCCCGCTGCGCGCCGCGCGCGAGCTGGGCGTCGACCTCGACTACACGCCGCCGGCGTACGAGCGCGCCTACCGCTAG
- a CDS encoding TetR/AcrR family transcriptional regulator, whose protein sequence is MTDAPAAERRPQRTARRRDELLETALRLFNAHGTAAVSANRIAAATGISPGNLYYWFPNKQAIIRALFAEWATASTAPEALPTDAPDALRAFVDALAGQPLVTSRFAFFSRELTGLLAADPELAAAYRANFTAKVDAITGLVALLVDAGLLHPLAPGTDPREVVVAAWIASEATPAFLEVVDPEASAHTAPAVSTALVRALLTEEGAQALHPPAD, encoded by the coding sequence ATGACGGATGCCCCCGCAGCCGAACGCCGCCCGCAGCGCACCGCCCGCCGCCGCGACGAACTGCTCGAGACCGCCCTACGCCTGTTCAACGCGCACGGCACCGCCGCCGTGTCGGCGAACCGCATCGCGGCCGCGACCGGCATCAGCCCGGGCAACCTCTACTACTGGTTCCCGAACAAGCAGGCGATCATCCGTGCGCTGTTCGCGGAGTGGGCGACGGCGTCGACCGCACCTGAGGCGCTGCCGACGGATGCCCCGGACGCACTGCGCGCGTTCGTCGACGCGCTCGCGGGCCAGCCGCTCGTCACCTCGCGCTTCGCGTTCTTCTCGCGCGAGCTCACCGGCCTCCTCGCCGCCGACCCCGAGCTCGCCGCCGCGTACCGGGCCAACTTCACCGCCAAGGTCGACGCGATCACGGGGCTCGTCGCGCTGCTGGTCGACGCCGGCCTGCTGCATCCGCTGGCCCCCGGCACCGACCCCCGCGAGGTCGTCGTCGCCGCCTGGATCGCCAGCGAGGCGACGCCCGCGTTCCTCGAGGTCGTCGACCCCGAGGCATCCGCCCACACCGCCCCCGCGGTCTCGACCGCGCTCGTCCGTGCGCTCCTCACCGAGGAGGGCGCACAGGCCCTGCACCCGCCCGCCGACTGA
- a CDS encoding Acg family FMN-binding oxidoreductase, whose protein sequence is MAPSRRTKQHEPGEPADSRPTRRTALTALGLGAGGLVLAGAGVVGVRGALNGVWTSGQGDPYELWSAWPTLTGLDAIVAAGVLAANPHNTQGWRFHVDGADADGAVIEVRDDASRRMPVTDPFSREHRAGLGCAVENVVTAARGQGVGAEVELLPEASDPEFIARISLAASAAPGTLDRARAGAIAERHTNRGPFAPGPVDPADLAALEALGDDRARLVLVTDAANRTALGDLYVRATEGIVADDEQSVEAFAWFRNDRADVDRYRDGLTLDAQGLDAFTLAMAKLLPATSRTKGDAFWVSSTRDTHTATAAAYGVIVVHDALDPAAQVAGGRLLQRLHLEATRLGLAFHHMNQVTERIDRARATGAVDAYSDEWAALIGAPAAQGLVAFRLGHPERAPRPSPRRALADVVTT, encoded by the coding sequence ATGGCACCGTCCCGACGCACGAAGCAGCACGAGCCCGGCGAGCCGGCAGACAGCCGACCCACGCGCCGCACCGCGCTCACCGCCCTCGGCCTCGGAGCGGGCGGCCTCGTGCTCGCGGGCGCGGGCGTCGTCGGCGTGCGCGGTGCCCTCAACGGAGTCTGGACCAGCGGCCAGGGCGACCCGTACGAGCTCTGGTCGGCGTGGCCGACGCTCACCGGACTCGACGCGATCGTCGCCGCCGGCGTCCTCGCCGCCAATCCGCACAACACGCAGGGCTGGCGGTTCCACGTCGACGGGGCCGACGCCGACGGCGCCGTCATCGAGGTGCGCGACGACGCGAGCAGGCGGATGCCCGTGACCGACCCGTTCTCGCGCGAGCACCGCGCGGGCCTGGGCTGCGCCGTCGAGAACGTGGTGACGGCGGCCCGCGGGCAGGGCGTCGGTGCCGAGGTCGAGCTGCTGCCGGAGGCATCCGACCCAGAGTTCATCGCGCGCATCTCGCTCGCCGCCAGTGCTGCGCCGGGCACGCTCGACCGCGCCCGAGCCGGGGCCATCGCCGAGCGCCACACGAATCGCGGCCCGTTCGCCCCCGGCCCCGTCGACCCGGCCGACCTCGCCGCACTGGAGGCCCTCGGCGACGACCGTGCCCGGCTCGTGCTCGTGACGGATGCCGCGAACCGCACCGCCCTCGGCGACCTCTACGTGCGCGCGACCGAGGGCATCGTCGCCGACGACGAGCAGTCGGTCGAGGCGTTCGCCTGGTTCCGCAACGATCGCGCCGACGTCGACCGCTACCGCGACGGACTCACGCTCGACGCGCAGGGCCTCGACGCCTTCACGCTCGCGATGGCGAAGCTGCTGCCCGCGACCTCGCGCACGAAGGGCGACGCGTTCTGGGTCTCGTCGACGCGGGACACCCACACGGCGACGGCCGCCGCCTACGGCGTGATCGTCGTCCACGACGCGCTCGACCCCGCCGCGCAGGTCGCCGGCGGCCGGCTCCTCCAGCGCCTGCACCTCGAGGCGACCCGGCTCGGCCTCGCGTTCCACCACATGAACCAGGTCACCGAGCGCATCGACCGCGCCCGCGCGACCGGCGCCGTCGACGCCTACTCCGACGAGTGGGCCGCCCTCATCGGCGCGCCGGCCGCGCAGGGCCTGGTCGCGTTCCGCCTCGGCCACCCCGAGCGCGCCCCGCGCCCGAGCCCACGCCGAGCCCTCGCCGACGTGGTGACCACCTGA
- a CDS encoding lipase family protein, with amino-acid sequence MIGALTLGLLTATPANAEGSFYDPPSELTGSPGELVRSEPMRLGVSVDHDGDVSPLPGTATRIMYQSTDALGEPVAVSGVYIEPSKSWQGGGDRPLVSFAEGTQGQGDPCAPSRTLEQLLVVEDGSISIGYEIPSIYAFLDRGIAVVVTDYIGLGTTDRVHSYVVRLDSGHAVLDAARVASTVPGASVTADSPVGLYGYSQGGGAVASAAELAPTYAPELELKGAYAGAPPADLAEVMQTADRTALTGVIGFALNGISQYDPALVAALEPELNANGRATLDALSERCIGDALLGTGTAFGSTSSWTTSGSSLYQVAQRTPAALAAIDAQRIGTLEPEIPVMVLTGTKDDIVGHDQAKQLAKDWCAKGAAVRYVSVVQPASSHGTGLNHLTPLITRAAQGQSWLVDRLEGRAAYGNCAFLPVLP; translated from the coding sequence GTGATCGGGGCTCTGACACTCGGCCTGCTCACCGCGACCCCAGCCAATGCCGAGGGGTCGTTCTACGATCCGCCATCCGAGCTCACCGGGTCGCCCGGCGAACTCGTCCGCTCCGAGCCGATGCGGCTCGGCGTCTCCGTCGACCACGACGGCGACGTCAGCCCGCTGCCCGGAACCGCCACGCGCATCATGTACCAGTCGACGGATGCCCTGGGCGAACCCGTCGCGGTCTCGGGCGTGTACATCGAGCCGTCGAAGTCCTGGCAGGGCGGCGGCGACCGGCCGCTGGTCTCGTTCGCCGAGGGCACGCAAGGCCAGGGCGACCCGTGCGCACCGTCGCGCACGCTCGAGCAGCTCCTCGTCGTGGAGGACGGCTCGATCTCCATCGGCTACGAGATCCCGAGCATCTACGCGTTCCTCGACAGGGGCATCGCGGTCGTCGTGACCGACTACATCGGGCTCGGCACGACCGACCGCGTGCACTCGTACGTGGTGCGCCTCGACTCGGGCCACGCGGTGCTCGACGCGGCGCGCGTCGCCAGCACGGTGCCCGGCGCGAGCGTGACGGCCGACTCGCCGGTCGGGCTCTACGGGTACTCGCAGGGCGGTGGCGCCGTGGCATCCGCCGCCGAGCTCGCCCCGACGTACGCGCCCGAGCTCGAGCTGAAGGGCGCCTACGCGGGCGCACCCCCGGCAGACCTCGCCGAGGTCATGCAGACCGCCGACCGGACCGCGCTCACGGGGGTCATCGGCTTCGCGCTCAACGGCATCTCGCAGTACGACCCCGCGCTGGTCGCCGCGCTCGAGCCCGAGCTCAACGCGAATGGTCGGGCCACGCTCGACGCGCTGTCGGAGCGGTGCATCGGCGACGCGCTGCTCGGCACGGGCACGGCGTTCGGCTCGACCTCGTCGTGGACCACGAGCGGGAGCTCGCTGTACCAGGTCGCCCAGCGGACGCCGGCGGCGCTCGCGGCGATCGACGCGCAGCGCATCGGCACGCTCGAGCCCGAGATCCCGGTGATGGTGCTGACCGGTACGAAGGACGACATCGTCGGCCACGACCAGGCGAAGCAGCTCGCGAAGGACTGGTGCGCGAAGGGCGCGGCGGTCCGCTACGTCTCGGTCGTGCAGCCCGCGTCGTCGCACGGCACCGGCCTGAACC